CCCCAATCAGTATCTGAAATAAACTGCTTTAATGCAGAGCTGGCCATAGGGCCTCTCCAGATCACCGCATTGTCAGCAGGAGTGAGAAAGCCAATTGAAATGAGCTTTACACCATATTGCTCCAGAGGTACAATAACATTTTTGCCGTTAACCTGCTTTACGCCAGGCTGTTCATGCTCGCAGTTAAACATAGTAGGTACCGACGGACCGTAAATATCGGCATCGATAATACCCACTTTTGCGCCTTCCCGGGAAAGGGCTACTGCAAGGTTGGCGGCCACTGTAGACTTACCTACACCTCCTTTGCCGGAGGCTACCGCTATAATATTTTTTACGTTGGGGAGTAGTGGAGCACTGCTACGTGTGGTGGTAACATTGGACGTCATCACCACCTCTACCTCAAGATCCTTATCCACATGCTCATGTATAGCGTCTATACAATTGTTTTTGATTAACTCCTTCAACGGACAGGCCGGAGTGGTTAACACAACAGTAAACCGGACTGAATCACTAAACACTTCTACATCTTTGATCATATTAAGCGTTACCAGGTCCTTTTTCAGGTCCGGATCATCCACTGTTGATAACGCTTTAAGTATATCAGCCTCTGTATATTTCATTAAAATCTTCCCTTCAAAATCGAATTAAAATTTCAGCCTGCAATTTAGCTTTTATGTTTTGCTTTTAGTAACATTTGTAAGACAAAAATAGTTGTTTTACTATTGTTTTGGGCGATGACTGTTTTAAAATTATCTTTGAGGTTCATTAAATAAATAATCTTGATAAATCAGGCAACGATACAGCAGGTTAAAGACAGGATGGATATTGAGGAGGTCGTGTCTGACTATGTGAGTTTAAAAAGAAAGGGGCAAAATCTATGGGCATGCTGCCCTTTTCATGACGAGAAAACACCTTCGTTTTCCATATCACCAGCCAAGGGTATCTATAAGTGTTTTGGTTGTGGTAAAGCGGGTGATGCTATCTCATTTGTAGAGGAGCATGACGGACTTACGTATATTGAAGCCATTCGCCACCTGGCACAAAAATATGGCATTGAAGTACAGGAAGAGGAGCAGAGTGACGATCAGGTGCGGCAACAAAATGAGCGGGACAGCCTTTTTATTGTACTAAATTTTGCCAATGAGTATTTTAAGGAGACTTTAAAGAAGCATGAAGAGGGGCAGTCTATAGGGTTAAGTTACTTCCGGGAGCGTGGTTTTACAGAGAAAACCATCGAGAAGTTTGAGTTGGGTTACAGTCTCGATCAGTGGGATGCACTAACTCAAAAAGCCCTTAAAAATGCTTATAATGAAGATATCCTGGAGAAGGCAGGACTACTTGTACGCAAGGATGATGGTAAGAAGTATGATCGTTTCCGGGGGCGTGTCATTTTTCCCATACACAATGTTACCGGTAAAGTAGTAGCTTTTGGTGCGCGTACTTTAAAGAAGGATGCTAAACCAAAGTACCTCAATTCGCCCGAGACCGATGTATATCATAAAAGTAAGATCCTCTACGGTCTTTTTCAGGGCAAGCAGACTATTCGCCAGCAAGACAATTGCTACCTTGTAGAAGGCTATACTGATGTGATTTCGATGCATCAGTCTGATATAGAGAATGTTGTATCCTCCTCCGGCACATCGCTTACGGATGACCAGATCAGGTTGATAAGGAGGTTTACTGATAATATTACGGTATTATTTGACGGAGATACCGCAGGACTGATGGCTGCGCTGCGAGGGGTGGATATGATCCTCGAGGCGGGGCTTAACGTTCGGGTGGTGGTGTTTCCTGAAGGTGAAGACCCGGATAGCTATTCGCGAAAGCTGGGCACTTCGGAGTTTAAAAAGTACCTGAAGGAAAACTCACGCGATCTCATCACCTTCAAAGCTGGCCTGTATGCTGAAGAGGCCGCCCGCGATCCGATCAGGAAGGCCGAATCCATCAAAGAGATCGTCAGTAGTATCACCAAAATACCTGACCCGATAAAGCGGGCTATATATATCAAGGAGACCTCTTCGGTGCTTGATATTGATGAAGGAGTGCTTCTATCGGAGATGAACAAGCTGCTGATCAACCAGAAGCGAAAGAAAGGCAAGGAACGTGAACAGCAGGAGACCAGCAATGAAATGTTGCAGGAGCTTATGGATGGCCCGGCGGAGAGCAAAACGCTTGATCATTCCAAAATCGTTAAAATTCAGGAACGGGAGAGTATCAGGCTGTTGATCAACTATGGCTTCAATGAAATAGAAGAAGAGTACAGGCTTTATAACTATCTTTTCGAGCAGCTGGAAGACATAGAATTTACCACACCGGTCTACAAGGAAATACTGGATATATTTAAAAGGGAACTTGCAGAAGGCAGGGTAGTGGATAGCCATTTTTTTATTAACCATTGCTCAACTGAAATAAAAAATGAGGTGGTCAACCTGCTTACGGAAAGGCATGAAGTGAGTCCCAACTGGAATGATAAGTTCCAGATATTTGTACCTCATGAGCATGACATTTTGGAGAATGTAGTATTCACCAATGTACTCCGGCTTAAGTTTCGGGTGATACAGAAGCTAATAACCGATAACCTGTCTAAAATGAAAGATGCGAAAGAGGAAGAGGAGCAGGATCGATATTTTAAAATACATGGAGAGTTGAAAAAATCCGAAATGGAGATCGCCAAAGTGCTGGGCATCGTTGTATCCCGCTGATCTGCCGAATCCTGCACAAAGAAGTTTGTTGAAAGAGCCAACCTATTGAATTAAATACTCGTACGAACGTCAGAGAGTTATAAGTTGTTGAAGAAGTGGAAAGTTTTTTTACGTAAGTGAAAAGACCTATTTTTGTTAAAATATTAGGGATTAATGAGCCAGGATAAAATTAAATTGAACACTATTGAGGAAGCCCTCGAAGATGTAAAAAACGGGAAAGTGATCATAGTAGTAGATGATGAAGATCGTGAAAATGAAGGCGATTTCATTTGTGCTGCTGAATGCATCACCCCGGAGATCGTAAACTTTATGGCAACACATGGACGCGGTCTGATCTGTGTGCCGCTGGTTGAAGATCGCTGCGAAGAGTTAGGGCTTGAATTGATGGTAGGCCGTAATACCGCCGCCTTTGAAACACCTTTTACAGTTTCGGTTGACCTTATCGGTCATGGATGTACCACGGGTATCTCAGCACACGACAGGTTTAAAACCATAAAGGCCCTGGCTGACCCGGAGACAGACCCCGAGGAGCTTGGCAAGCCAGGACATATATTTCCGCTAAGGGCCAAGAGAGGTGGAGTGCTTCGGAGAGCAGGCCACACAGAAGCTGCAATAGATTTTGCAAGGCTTGCAGGTTTCAGACCGGCAGGAGTGCTTGTGGAAATTATGAATGAAGATGGCAGCATGGCACGTCTCCCTGACCTTGTTCATGTAGCAGAGCGCTTCGACCTGAAGCTGGTGTCTATACAGGATCTGATCACATACCGCGTAGAAAAGGAAAGCCTTATTCAGCGCAAAGTAGAAGATGTACATATGCCCACTGAGTTTGGCGACTTTAAGCTGATTGCATACGAGCAAACCAATACCGGTGATAACCACCTGGCTTTGGTAAAAGGCGAGTGGGATGCCGATGAGCCTGTTTTGGTAAGGGTGCACTCTTCCTGCGTAACGGGTGATATTTTCGGTTCATGTCGCTGCGACTGTGGCGGACAGCTGCACGGAGCTATGCAAATGGTGGAGAATGAAGGCAAAGGGGTAGTCCTTTACATGAATCAGGAAGGCCGGGGAATTGGTCTGGTCAACAAATTAAGGGCTTATAAGCTGCAGGAAGAAGGGCTTGACACCGTTGAAGCTAACCTGAAACTGGGTTTTGAAATGGATCAGCGGGATTATGGTATCGGAGCCCAGATATTGAGAGATCTTAACATTCATAAAATCAGGCTGATATCTAATAATCCAAAAAAACGTGTAGGATTAATTGGATATGGTCTGGAAATTGTGGAAAATGTACCTATAGAAATGGCCCCTAATGTACATAATCATACATATCTGAAAACAAAACGTGACAAGATGGGCCACCAAATACTAAAAGATAAAGGATAATACGTGAGAAAACTTTTTCTGATTGCAATACTTTATTCAATAGGTCATGTTGGCGTTGCCCAGATTTTTCCTTCTGAAGTATGGCACGACGGAAAGTTGGTATTATTGGAAGGTGACACACTTGTAGGGCAGGTAAAGTATAACCTGGAAACGGACCTGGTACAATTTACCAGGGACAATCAAACAGTAAAGGCTTTTACTGCCCGTAAGCTTCTTTTCTTCGAAATATTTGATAAAACTGTAAACAGGTACAGGCAGTTTTATGCCATTCCTTATAATGTGAAAAGTAATTATAAGGCTCCTGTTATGTTTGAGGTGCTGTATACCGGCGATCATCTTTCCTTACTTAGCCGGGAGGCCATCGAATACCAGGTGGCCAACTATCCTTATTCCATGTCCGGGACTTATACAAGGCTCGAACTGGTTTATACCCATTATTTTCTGAAACCTGATGGTTCTATCACTTTATTTACAGGCAAAAAGAAGGATTTACAGTGGGTGATGAACAAAAAGTCATCGGAAATAAAAAGGTATATTAAAAATAACAAAATACGTATAGACCGTCGCGCTGATCTTGTTAAATTGGTGGCTTATTACAATTCCCTGTTTGGAGAGTAGGCCAATTGAGCCTGCCAGTCATCGATTGAATAAACTTACAATAGACACATGAAAAGACCACTGATCTTAGTATCAAACGACGATGGTATAACGTCAAAAGGAATCCGTACCCTGGTAGAGGTGATGAAGGAGCTTGGCGAGGTAGTAGTAGTAGCACCTGACAGCCCGCAATCAGGAATGGGACATGCCATAACCATCGGTAATACACTCAGACTTGAGGAAACCGATATTTTTGATGGAGTTACCGCTTATGAATGTTCCGGAACCCCTGCCGATTGTGTAAAGCTGGCGAAGCATTTTGTGCTAAAGGACCGGCGTCCTGACCTTGTCGTTAGTGGCATAAATCACGGGAGCAATACTTCTATCAGTATATTATATTCAGGCACGATGTCAGCAGCTATTGAGGGAGCAATAGAAGGTATGCCTGCTATTGGCTTTTCACTCTGTGATTATTCTTCTGATGCGGATTTTTCCCATACCAGGGAGCATGTCAAAAAAATAGCCCAAACGGTGTTGGAGAAGGGGCTGGCCAAGGGTGTGGCTCTTAATGTTAACATTCCTCCAAAAAGAAATGAAGAGATCAAGGGGATCAAAATCTGCAGACAGGCCAGGGCCAAATGGCAAGAGGAGTTTGACCAGCGCTATGACCCCAACGGTAGAAGATACTTCTGGCTGGCAGGAAATTTCGTGAATTTTGACAAAGGTGAGGATAACGATGAGTGGTCTATTGCTAATAACTATGTATCCGTGGTACCTTGCCTGTTTGATCTTACAGCGCACCATGCCATAAGCATGATGAACGATGAGTGGGATTTTTAACTAAACTGTGCTACAGGCTGAATCGGATATAGACGTTGACTGCAGGCGTAGTATTATCAAAAGCGCGGCCATAACCGGGGATGGCGTAGGTGTCAATAGGACTGAACTCATCCCTTTTGTTTAAAATTCTTAAGCTGAAGTATCCACCCAGAGACCAGTGACTGTCGAGTTTTGTTTCCGAACCTATTATAACCTCAAACCAGTCAGCTTGTAAACCTTCCCGGCTAAAGCCGTTTTTGTAATTGTCCCACAGGTCACTACCTATTTCGTAGGTGCCACTCTCGTCAAATCTGCTTACAGCATATTTTGCACCGGCATAGAGCATACTTTTATTATCTATAGGCATGAGGTAATTTATACCAATGCGGCCGTACCATCCCTCGGTAAGGTATGCGCCATTATTGATGGCACCACCCGGCTCCATTTTACCCATGCCAACCTGTACATTTGGAGATAACCTGTTCTTAAGTCGGAATGAGATGCCAGCTTCAAACTTGGTTTCAAAATCAGTAGGGATAGTCAGTAACTTACCATAATCAAGATAAATACTCGGGCCTGCATCTATTTTAATAATGGTGGTATCAGCACCGGTACCCGTACTCGTGTCAGCCTGCGCCACGGCAATCTGGCAAAACAGGAAGAAAAGTAGTATGCTAAAAATATGCTGTAACTGTAGCTTCATTGCTTGAATAGTTGATGGAGTCCGGCTGACTTATTTTCAGGCTGTCGAACCCGGCATAGTCTCTGATGTCAAAATTGTAAGCTTTTATAACTATATAACGCTCTTCTTCAATAGTCTCCCGCGTGTAGTAGGCATCCAGTGAGTACTCCTGCCTGTCTATAGTGACGATGAAACGACTAAAATCTGCATTGGTATTGAGAGGGAATCTGTACAAAGTTAGACTATCTTCATAGATTAATGTAGCGATACCGTTTTGGGCTTCGAGGCTGGTGACATAAACTTTTCCAGAGTTGATCAGGGTTATGATCGCGTTGACGTCAGTCTTGCCTTCAGTAAGTGCTTTTTTGTAAGCATTGAGGGCCTCTTTGTTGGCTGTATAATCAGCATCTTCGTCCCTGTTTTCCAAGGTATCAATTACAACCAGACTGTCTGCTATGCCTTTAAGCTCAGCATTGATAATGGCTAAGCTGTCATTAAGCTTAGAGATGCTGTCCTGATTAATAAACTTAACTCTGAAAAATGGCTCAATACCGGTGATCTCCGGCTCGTTTTCTTCACAACTGATGGCAGTCAATGCCAGTGTTGCCAGCGTTAATGCCAGAAGTATGTCTGTAATTTTTTTCATCAATGTGGGCAAAAATATAAAATGATTTCCAGTTTACGGTCTATGTCAGAATAAGATTATGGACCAGGAGTTTAGTAGGGATCTACATCGAAAATAATTTTTGATGTTTTTAACTCTTTTTCCTGCATTAACTCCAGTCTTGCCTCCAGTAATATGTGTTTAACCTTGGACAGACTTACCTGTGATCTTTCCAGTTTGATGATCAGCTCCATCAGAAACTCATTTCTGATTTTTGATATTACCGGTTCCTCCGGGCCAAGCACACGTTTTGTGCCAAGTTTTTCTTTGATCAGATTGCCAAGTTTAACTGCAGTTAAAGAGGCCAGTTTCGCATCACGATTTTTCACAATCACACCTATCAAACGAGTAAAAGGAGGATAGTGGTGTGTCTGGCGCTCGGCTATTTCACTTTCGTAAAACTGGTTGTAGCCATTGGTAATGATCTGTTTGAGTACAGGTTGATCAGTATTCCTGGTCTGGATCACTACTTTACCTTTTTTGTCCCTTCTGCCTGCCCGTCCGCTTACCTGGGTAGAAAGCTGGAATGTGCGCTCAAATGACCTGAAATCAGGAAAGTACAACATCCTGTCAATATCGAAGATGCCAACCAGGTTCACATTGTCAAAATCCAGCCCTTTACTTACCATTTGAGTACCTACTAGTATGTCGATGTTGCCTTGCTCAAAATCGGATATAATGGTGTCGTAACTACGCTTTTTCCGGGTGGTGTCCAGATCCATACGTTGTACACGGGCCAGCGGAAAAAGGAGCGAAATTTCCTCTTCCAGTTTTTCCGTACCAAAGCCGATTGTTTTCAGGTGTGTGGCACCGCAGGCCTCACAGGTGTTGGGAAGCGGTTCTTTATATCCACAATAGTGGCACCTGAGTTCTTTTCTGTATTGATGATAAGTCAGGCTGACAGCGCAACTGTTGCATTTGGGTATCCAGCCACATTCGCCACAAGTGATGTAGGGTGAATATCCCCGGCGGTTTTGAAAAATGATCACCTGCTCCTTATTTTCAAGAGCCTGGTTGATAGCATTGATCAGCTCTGAGGAAAACTCACCTTTAGATAACTTTTTATTCTTTTCCCGGATCATATCAGCAACCACAAAGTCAGGAAGCTGGCCTGCTCCAAAGCGGGTGGTGAGTTTTACCAGGCCATATTTACCCTGCCGGGCCTGATATTGCGATTCCATGGAAGGAGTGGCAGAGCCTAGCAGTACCTTGGCATGATGCTGACTGCCGATCATCATAGCCACATCTCTGGCATTATACCTCGGGGCGGGGTCGTATTGCTTGTATGATGACTCATGCTCCTCATCCACCACAATAAGACCGAGGTTGTCAAAGGGTAAAAATATTGCTGACCGCACACCCACTACAAACTGGTACCTGCCTGAAAGCACTCCTTTCCAGACTTCAACACGCTCATTATCAGAAAATTTAGAATGATAGACACCCATTTTGTCCCCAAATATTTTGCGCAGTCGGCTAACAATCTGGGTGGTAAGTGCTATTTCAGGAAGCAGATAAAGGATCTGGCTTCCACCTTCCAGTGCATCCTGGATCAGGCTGATGTAAAGCTCTGTTTTCCCACTTCCCGTAATACCGTGGAGTAGAGTAACATCTTTTTCTTTAAAGCTGGTAAGTATCTCTTCTTTGGCTTTTAGCTGGGTTTCTGTCAGGTTTACCTCTGCCAAAGAGTTGTCATACGAGTCAAATCGGGATACTATGACTTCAAATTCTTCGAAGACCTCATGCTTTACGAGTGTTCTGAGAGAAGAATCTGATAAATCACCGCCTGTAAAACTTGATTTGATCAGACCGTTTTTGTTGAGCTCAGGCTGATTGAAAACCTGTACATTTTGCAGGTAATGAAGCAGTATGGCTTCCTGCTTTGGCTTGCCGGCCAGCTCATTAAATAGTTTTTCAAGTTCATTTTTAGCCAGCCATTGGGGCCTTAACCTAATCCGAGACTCTTTTTTGGGCCTGTATTTCTCTTTTACTTCTTCAAAAATGATGATGGTCTCCTTGTAGACGAGCGACTTAATAATGGTGTAAATCGATTTTTGGTTAAGCAATTTGCTTATCTCACCATAGCTAAGACTATCATTTTTTATCAAGGTTTCCAGTACTATGGTTTCCTTGTCGCTAAACTCCAGGTCGGACTCATAGTAATCGAAATGGGGGTGCAGCTGTACTTTGGATTCGCTACTGAGCTTCAGGCCGGTGGGTAAAGCAATATTCAATACTTCACCAAGTGTACACATATAGTAGTCAGCTATCCACTGAAAGAGTACAATCTGTATTTCATTGATCACCGGCTCATCGTCCAGCACCTCCAGGATGTACTTGGCTTCATATTTTTCCGGAGGGGTTTCATGGATCCTGCCAATCACGCCTGTCAATATTTTTCGTGAGCCAAACTGTACGATTACTCTGCACCCGGTTTGTACCAGCTCATCCATGTCATGAGGCACCCGGTAGGTAAACATCTTGGGTATGGGCACAGGTAGGATAACATCCACAAACCAGGTTTGCCGGATTTCTTCGGTGGCCGTATGGAACTCAAGTTGACTCATAGCAGTTGCGAAGGTAAAGGTAAATGATCAGCGCAAACTTACTAATCATTTATGGTAAGTATATGGAAGAGGGACAATGTCAAAAACTTATATGCTTTGCTTAACAACACAGGAATAAAGTGGGGAGGGGATGGTGCGATACTGTGGAAAATTCACATCTTAAAATTGAAAAAGACCTGCGTAATATTATTGTTGGTAAGCTTGTTACATTTAGAGGCTAATAACACAGGGAGTGTGTGATACCAGTGGGAATGGAGAAATTTTTGCAGGAAAATAATCGAAAGTGTTATTGTTCGTCCTTTGTGCATGCCACTTTGGAGATATAAAAGCTTTTACCATATGGCTTGATAGTCCATTATTTCAACTACTTCTTTGGCATTCAATCCGTTCAAAAGAGCGATCAGCAGATTCCGGGTATATTTTCAAGGAAGGATATTAGTTACATTTGTTACTGATTAATGATAATATGAGGGGAAATATACTTACACCTTTATTTATAGTGGCTTCTATATGGTGCGTAATTCTGCCAGCAAGGCATACTACTGCGTTGGCTCAGGTGAATAAAATGGATTATGCCGATAACCAGCTGATAGTTAAATTCAGCGGTGACATTGCGATATCCCGCCGGCAAACAGGAAGACTGTCAATTGATGATCCCAGGATCAGGGAACTTAACAAAAGGTTGAATGTAATCAGAGCAGAAAGTCTCGTGCCAGATAATATGTCGGGGACAGGGAGCAGTGCCGATAGGAATGGTGTTCTCACCACCCAGCAACCGGTACTTTATACTTTTGGTGAGCGTATAGACGTAAGCGCTATAATCCTCATATTAATGAAAACCGGATTTTATGAGTATGCAGAACCTAATTATATAGGCTACGGTGGAGCACCATGTACCGTTACACCCAACGACGAATACTATAACAACCGGCAATGGGGGCTTAATAATGATGGTACATTGACGGCCAATAGTATTGAGGGAGCTGATATTGATATGGAAAAAGCCTGGGGCGTAACTACAGGAGATACCAGTGTAGTGGTGGCCATTTTAGACTCTGGTGTAAAACTGGATCACCCTGAGTTTGATGGCAGGCTTTGGGTAAATATGGGTGAAATAGCGGACAATCTTCTGGATGACGACGATAATGGTTATTACAACGATTACCACGGTTGGGACTTTGTAAATAATGATAATGACCCGGTAGATGACCATGGTCACGGCACCAATGTGGCGGGCATTATAGGCGCTACCGGAAATAACGGGATCGGCTATGCAGGTATGGACTGGAAATGTAAGCTGATGACCTGTAAGGTATTGGATGAAAACAATTCAGGTTTTTATTCTGCCTGGGTATCCGGTATTTATTATGCAGTTAATAATGGTGCAGATGTTATTAACATGTCTGTGGGAGGCACCAGTTACTCTGCAGCTATGAAGGATGCAGTTGGTTATGCAAGAGACAATGGCGTACCGGTGGTTGCCAGTATGATGAATACAGACAGTGATCAGGTATTTTATCCTGCAGGCTACGAAGAGGTGATTGCGGTTGGTGCCACCAACCCTGACCATAGCCGGGCAAATCCCTTCTTTTTCGATCCGGCCAGTGGCAGTAATTATGGGGCTCATATTGACATTGTAGCGCCGGGAAATTTTATCTACGGCCTTAACTACAAAGGTAATAATGATTACAACCGCATGTGGGGCGGCACCTCGCAGGCAGCACCGTTTGTAACAGGAGTTATTTCCCTTATGAAAGGAATAAGGAGTGATCTGTCCGTTGACTCAATTAAGAATATTTTATACAGCACTGCCATGGATGAAGTGGGCCTGCCTGAAGAAGATACCGGGGGGTGGGATAAGTATCATGGTCATGGGGTGCTCAATGCTTACCAGGCCGTGTCGGGATTAGCAGTCACTTACGAGGATCAGCTACTTTGCTCCGGTTCGGATTATACCTTTCCTGATGGGGTGGTTTTAACTGACATTACCGAAAACCTCATACGCACCAGTACACTCCTTTCTCAAAACAATTGCGATAGTATAGTGGTGACATCACTGGTGGTAAAGCCAACCTATAGCCGTACGCAGGAAGTTTCAGTATGCAGTGGTGAAAATTATACCTTTCCTGATGGAACCATTGCTGCCGGTATTTCTGAGGCTTTTGCCCATACAAGCCAGTTGACCACTGCCTATGGTTGCGATAGCCTGATATCGACGGTAGTTAATGTAAACACAGTTTATGAGATTGATGAGGAGGTAGCTGTATGCAGTGGAGGCGACTACACCTTCCCGGATGGTACCATCGTTACCGGCATAAGTAGCGAAATGGTGCATACGAGTACTTTTGAAACTGCACAGCATTGTGATAGTCTTATCACTACAAAAGTGAGCATAAGACCAAACCATCATACAGAGCAGGAAGTGCAGATATGTAGCGGAGGAAGTTATGTTTTTGCAGACAATACAGTGCTTGAAAACATTGTTGATGATACAGTTTATGTAAGCCACTTTAAAACAGAATATCAATGTGACAGCCTGATCACGACCAGCATCAGCGTAACACCCAACTATGAACTTACAGAAGAAGTGGAGGTATGCCTCGGCAATAGCTACACCTTCCCTGACGGCACATCAAAGGAAAACATAACAGGTGACATTACCTACAGCAGCCAATTGGCTACGGCCACTGGCTGCGATAGCCTGATCACTACCCATGTACAAGTAAGGTCTGTAGACGCCAAGATACTGGTGGGTGGGCAAACCCTGATATGCAATGCCCAGGAGGCTGAGTATCAATGGATAAACTGCGCTAATGGATCGGTGATTATAGAAGGGGAGGTGAGCCAGACGTTTAAACCTTTGCAGTCAGGTAGTTATGCTGTTATCGTTTCAAAAGACGGTTGCCAGGCTACATCAGAGTGCCTGGAGGTCACTCCATTAGGGGTAGGAGATTCAGAACAGGAGCTGGTTAGAGTTTATCCGAACCCTACTTATGGAGGGCTGGTCATAGAAACCAACGGGTTGGGTGAGCATTTTAAAGTGGAGGTGACGGACTTGTCCGGGAAGGCGATTAATGTGCCGGTTTTGTATGAATCAGGCAAGTTGAAAGTTCATATTGATCGACCTTCGGGTATTTATTTGCTGCATGTGTATGATAAAGCCGGAGTAACAACTTTTAAAATTATAAAGGAGTAGCGCAGGACAATAACTTTTGTATTGTGAAGGTTGTTTACAAATATGATATTAATGTCTCGTTTGAACTTAAAAAATAAGTGTTATGTTTGTAGTGTGTTGTTCCTAATGTAAGGATCTTAAGACCGCTCTCAGAAAGTATCTCAATAATTCCTACACGCAGTTCCACAAGATAGATCAGGCACTTAATACTCGCAAGAGTTTAAAGATCAGTTGACAAGATGTTTAATTTTCATTCACTTGATTATCAAGAG
This region of Fulvivirga ulvae genomic DNA includes:
- a CDS encoding S8 family peptidase, with amino-acid sequence MRGNILTPLFIVASIWCVILPARHTTALAQVNKMDYADNQLIVKFSGDIAISRRQTGRLSIDDPRIRELNKRLNVIRAESLVPDNMSGTGSSADRNGVLTTQQPVLYTFGERIDVSAIILILMKTGFYEYAEPNYIGYGGAPCTVTPNDEYYNNRQWGLNNDGTLTANSIEGADIDMEKAWGVTTGDTSVVVAILDSGVKLDHPEFDGRLWVNMGEIADNLLDDDDNGYYNDYHGWDFVNNDNDPVDDHGHGTNVAGIIGATGNNGIGYAGMDWKCKLMTCKVLDENNSGFYSAWVSGIYYAVNNGADVINMSVGGTSYSAAMKDAVGYARDNGVPVVASMMNTDSDQVFYPAGYEEVIAVGATNPDHSRANPFFFDPASGSNYGAHIDIVAPGNFIYGLNYKGNNDYNRMWGGTSQAAPFVTGVISLMKGIRSDLSVDSIKNILYSTAMDEVGLPEEDTGGWDKYHGHGVLNAYQAVSGLAVTYEDQLLCSGSDYTFPDGVVLTDITENLIRTSTLLSQNNCDSIVVTSLVVKPTYSRTQEVSVCSGENYTFPDGTIAAGISEAFAHTSQLTTAYGCDSLISTVVNVNTVYEIDEEVAVCSGGDYTFPDGTIVTGISSEMVHTSTFETAQHCDSLITTKVSIRPNHHTEQEVQICSGGSYVFADNTVLENIVDDTVYVSHFKTEYQCDSLITTSISVTPNYELTEEVEVCLGNSYTFPDGTSKENITGDITYSSQLATATGCDSLITTHVQVRSVDAKILVGGQTLICNAQEAEYQWINCANGSVIIEGEVSQTFKPLQSGSYAVIVSKDGCQATSECLEVTPLGVGDSEQELVRVYPNPTYGGLVIETNGLGEHFKVEVTDLSGKAINVPVLYESGKLKVHIDRPSGIYLLHVYDKAGVTTFKIIKE